The following coding sequences lie in one Methyloterricola oryzae genomic window:
- a CDS encoding L-threonylcarbamoyladenylate synthase, with protein sequence MAWVSAFRLRRAAQHLRRGGLLAYPTEAVYGLGCNPLDGGAVLRLLRLKRRSVSKGLILLAAEFSQIEPFLLLDSAELRETLLERWPGPVTWVVPAQDWVPRWLCRPDGTLAVRVTAHGPAAALCRAFGGPVVSTSANPGKVPPARSAVKVARYFRGAELAVFQAALGGQAKPTDIFDARTLRKLR encoded by the coding sequence ATGGCCTGGGTTTCTGCATTTCGCTTGCGGCGAGCCGCCCAGCACCTGCGTCGGGGTGGGCTTTTGGCTTATCCGACGGAAGCGGTGTATGGGCTAGGCTGCAATCCGCTGGATGGCGGCGCCGTGCTCCGTCTGCTCCGCCTAAAGCGGCGGTCCGTCAGCAAGGGCCTGATATTACTGGCTGCTGAATTTAGCCAGATCGAACCCTTCCTCCTGCTGGATTCTGCCGAACTGCGTGAGACCTTGCTGGAGCGCTGGCCCGGACCGGTAACCTGGGTGGTGCCGGCGCAGGACTGGGTCCCCCGCTGGTTGTGCCGGCCGGATGGAACCCTGGCCGTGCGGGTAACGGCCCACGGCCCGGCCGCAGCCCTGTGCCGTGCCTTCGGTGGGCCTGTCGTTTCCACCAGCGCGAACCCTGGCAAGGTGCCGCCGGCACGGAGTGCCGTGAAGGTGGCCCGATATTTTCGCGGCGCCGAACTGGCTGTTTTCCAGGCCGCCCTGGGTGGCCAGGCCAAACCGACCGACATTTTCGATGCGAGGACGCTGCGCAAACTGCGTTGA
- a CDS encoding HlyD family secretion protein, with protein MAARRGILLILVLTGAAGLAWYGWRSHLPAPLRASGVLEARNINVGSKIGGRVTQVRVREGDLVQVGQVLVEFDGAEQQARITQAKGRVELARANLDKLEAGSRPEDIAESEAAARREGKTQGYRVEELAGARADLQRARADADNARIELRRLEGLVSRSLVSRQAYDAAATRLDMAQAEVRRQQHAVEAAEGRLKAATAAMQRTERGFRKEEIEAARGDLLIAEGQLREAEVLWAEHEVTSPAAAVVEVLDLRPGYLLPPNAIVAKLLEADQLFVMVYVPETRIGAVHLGQAVELSVDFDPERVFHGRVEQIRQQAEFLPRNVQTFEERVHQVIGVKLRVDNADGRLRAGMHTDVSFLPG; from the coding sequence TTGGCTGCAAGGCGCGGCATCCTTCTCATCCTTGTGCTGACCGGGGCAGCTGGGCTCGCCTGGTACGGCTGGCGCAGCCATTTACCCGCGCCACTGCGGGCCTCGGGGGTGCTGGAAGCACGCAACATTAACGTGGGCTCCAAGATTGGCGGTCGCGTGACGCAAGTGCGGGTCCGTGAAGGCGATCTGGTGCAGGTCGGGCAGGTGCTGGTGGAATTCGATGGCGCCGAGCAGCAGGCGCGGATCACCCAGGCCAAGGGGCGGGTGGAACTGGCCCGGGCCAATCTGGATAAGCTCGAGGCGGGCTCGAGGCCCGAGGACATCGCCGAATCCGAAGCGGCGGCTCGGCGCGAAGGCAAAACGCAGGGCTACCGGGTCGAGGAACTGGCGGGCGCCAGGGCCGATCTGCAACGGGCGCGCGCGGACGCCGACAACGCCCGCATCGAGCTGCGCCGTCTCGAGGGCCTGGTGTCGAGAAGCCTGGTATCGCGTCAAGCCTACGATGCCGCGGCCACGCGCCTGGACATGGCGCAAGCCGAGGTGAGGAGGCAGCAGCATGCGGTGGAAGCGGCGGAAGGGCGTCTCAAGGCCGCCACCGCGGCCATGCAGCGGACTGAGCGCGGGTTCCGCAAGGAAGAGATCGAGGCGGCGCGGGGTGATCTGCTCATCGCCGAGGGCCAATTGCGTGAAGCCGAAGTGTTGTGGGCCGAACACGAGGTCACGTCGCCCGCCGCCGCGGTGGTGGAAGTGCTGGATCTGCGGCCGGGCTACCTGCTGCCGCCCAATGCCATCGTCGCCAAGCTGCTGGAGGCCGACCAGCTGTTCGTGATGGTCTACGTGCCGGAAACCCGCATCGGCGCCGTGCATCTCGGGCAAGCGGTGGAACTGTCGGTGGACTTCGATCCGGAGCGGGTGTTTCACGGCCGGGTCGAGCAGATTCGGCAACAGGCCGAGTTCCTGCCGCGCAACGTGCAGACCTTCGAGGAACGCGTGCATCAGGTCATCGGCGTCAAGCTGCGCGTCGATAACGCGGACGGCCGGCTGCGCGCGGGCATGCATACCGACGTGAGCTTTCTGCCCGGCTGA
- the dprA gene encoding DNA-processing protein DprA, protein MAGGCPEHLRYWLALHRAPRVGGRAGRLLLEFFGDPQAVFAESAATLAEVGLKAETIHWLQNPPWDAVERDLRWLETEGHHCLTLSDPSYPGLLREIPDPPLMLFVSGKPDALECRQIAVVGSRNPSPSGERMARELARALAFAGCGVTSGLAIGIDAAAHRGALEGRGLTLAVAGTGLDQVYPARHRALAEEIQAAGGALVSEFPVGTPPQATNFPRRNRVISGLARGTLVVEAALRSGSLITARLALEQGREVFAVPGSVNNPMARGCNQLIKQGAKLVEGVDDILEEFGWRGVIPDDRAAAENRPLDADENVWLLKYIAYDPTSVDTLVAATGRTPDAILATLLRLELQGHIFSTSGGCYCRVK, encoded by the coding sequence GTGGCCGGTGGCTGTCCGGAGCACCTGCGCTATTGGCTGGCGCTGCACCGGGCGCCGCGGGTTGGAGGGCGCGCAGGGCGCCTGCTTCTGGAATTCTTTGGCGATCCTCAGGCTGTTTTTGCGGAATCGGCCGCCACCCTGGCCGAAGTCGGACTCAAGGCGGAGACCATTCACTGGCTGCAGAATCCCCCTTGGGATGCGGTGGAGCGGGACTTGCGCTGGTTGGAGACTGAAGGGCATCATTGCCTGACCCTTTCCGATCCCTCTTATCCCGGTTTGTTACGGGAAATACCCGATCCTCCCCTGATGCTGTTCGTCTCCGGCAAGCCGGACGCGCTGGAATGCAGGCAGATCGCCGTGGTGGGCAGCCGCAATCCTTCTCCCTCGGGTGAGCGCATGGCGCGGGAGCTTGCGAGGGCTTTGGCTTTCGCCGGATGCGGGGTGACCAGCGGATTGGCCATCGGCATCGATGCCGCGGCGCATCGCGGTGCCCTGGAAGGCAGAGGATTGACTCTGGCCGTGGCCGGCACGGGACTGGATCAGGTCTACCCCGCACGCCACCGCGCGCTGGCAGAGGAAATCCAGGCCGCGGGCGGTGCCCTGGTTTCCGAGTTCCCGGTGGGAACCCCTCCCCAGGCCACCAATTTTCCGCGCCGCAACCGCGTCATCAGCGGTCTGGCGCGGGGCACGCTGGTGGTGGAGGCGGCGCTGCGCAGCGGTTCGCTGATTACTGCCCGGCTGGCGCTGGAGCAAGGCAGGGAGGTATTTGCCGTGCCTGGGTCCGTGAACAATCCCATGGCCCGAGGCTGCAATCAACTCATCAAGCAGGGGGCCAAACTGGTTGAGGGGGTAGATGATATCCTCGAAGAGTTCGGCTGGCGCGGGGTCATTCCCGACGATCGGGCAGCCGCGGAGAACCGGCCTCTTGACGCCGACGAAAACGTTTGGCTATTGAAATATATTGCGTATGACCCTACCTCAGTGGATACTCTAGTGGCAGCGACGGGGCGCACACCTGATGCCATATTGGCTACGCTGCTGCGTCTGGAACTGCAGGGACACATCTTCTCCACGAGCGGCGGCTGTTATTGCCGGGTCAAGTGA
- a CDS encoding LysM peptidoglycan-binding domain-containing protein yields MKFRSLVAAGLLLCSSFTLAEEIELNPSHPQTYVVVQGDTLWDIAGRFLTKPWQWPQIWHENPQVRNPHWIYPGDELTLSYVGGRPRLQVSRPSELRLSPEVRATPLARAIPVIPLNSIRQFLTHPKVANASELENAPYVVGFVGEHIAGGAGDGVYVRAIEEGAQTGYMIFRPGAAYKDGTTGEILGYEALYVAEAGLEAAGDPATLQLTQTDREVLIGDRAMPIESERLQMSYQPHAPNKMIRGTIISVVDGVTQIGQYQIVVIDRGTADGIEIGHVLDVRRGIRIERDIVSRQSGESVLLPEEKEGVIMVFQPFERVSFALVMNATRAIHLRDIVQTP; encoded by the coding sequence ATGAAATTTCGTTCACTGGTTGCCGCAGGCTTGTTGTTGTGCTCCAGTTTCACCCTGGCCGAGGAAATTGAACTCAACCCCTCCCACCCCCAGACCTATGTCGTGGTTCAGGGCGATACCCTGTGGGACATCGCCGGCCGGTTTCTGACCAAGCCCTGGCAGTGGCCGCAAATCTGGCACGAGAACCCTCAGGTCCGCAATCCGCACTGGATTTATCCTGGCGATGAACTGACCCTCAGCTATGTTGGGGGGCGTCCCAGGCTGCAGGTGAGTCGACCTTCGGAACTTCGCCTCAGCCCCGAAGTCCGGGCAACGCCTTTGGCGCGTGCGATTCCGGTCATTCCCCTGAATTCCATACGCCAGTTCCTGACGCATCCCAAGGTGGCCAACGCCTCGGAGTTGGAAAATGCGCCTTACGTGGTGGGTTTCGTGGGCGAGCACATCGCAGGCGGCGCGGGAGACGGCGTGTATGTGCGTGCGATCGAGGAAGGCGCACAAACCGGCTACATGATTTTCCGGCCGGGCGCCGCCTATAAGGACGGTACGACTGGCGAGATTCTCGGTTACGAAGCGCTCTACGTAGCGGAAGCGGGCCTCGAGGCGGCCGGTGATCCGGCCACCCTGCAACTCACCCAGACCGACCGTGAGGTGCTGATTGGCGATCGGGCGATGCCCATCGAGTCCGAACGACTGCAGATGAGCTATCAACCGCATGCGCCCAACAAGATGATCCGCGGCACGATCATCAGTGTGGTGGACGGCGTGACCCAGATCGGTCAGTACCAGATCGTCGTGATAGACCGCGGCACCGCGGATGGCATCGAAATCGGCCATGTGCTGGACGTGCGGCGTGGCATCCGGATCGAGCGCGATATCGTCAGCCGGCAATCTGGCGAATCGGTGTTGTTGCCGGAGGAGAAGGAAGGCGTGATCATGGTGTTCCAACCCTTCGAGCGCGTCAGCTTCGCGCTGGTCATGAACGCCACCCGCGCCATTCACCTGCGCGACATCGTGCAAACGCCTTAG
- a CDS encoding substrate-binding domain-containing protein — protein MNTKVIASAAVLAVSVAVSGGLQAADRDYVHIVGSSTVSPFSAAVSEHLAKSAKLKKPWLESTGTGGGFTLFCDSAGSETPDIINASRRMRKKELETCERNGVKEVVEVKIGYDGIVFIHAKKEKPIGLSRKDIYLALAKSVPDPACKSDCKLVPNPYQTWRQVNPALPDVKIEVYGPGAASGTRDSLNELIMEEGCRSYPWLAAKKEKTPGEYKKACYSVRDDGAYVETRENDERIAERLVDKPHALAVHDYKLLAAHSKHLSAEPVDGVTPDYSSIASLAYPVSRTLYFYFRGDRIGKVPGLAQYVKEFTGEKAWGDKGYLVEKGLIALPAAERKLVAEDAKAMKPLTLESLQAQAR, from the coding sequence TTGAACACGAAAGTCATTGCTAGCGCAGCGGTACTGGCTGTTTCAGTCGCGGTGTCCGGCGGCCTTCAGGCCGCGGACCGCGATTACGTGCACATCGTCGGGTCGAGCACCGTGTCGCCGTTTTCAGCGGCCGTATCGGAACATCTCGCCAAATCCGCCAAGCTCAAGAAGCCGTGGCTGGAGTCCACGGGGACGGGAGGCGGTTTCACCCTGTTCTGCGACAGCGCGGGGTCCGAGACCCCGGACATCATCAATGCGTCCCGGCGCATGCGCAAGAAGGAGTTGGAAACCTGCGAGCGCAACGGCGTCAAGGAAGTAGTGGAGGTGAAGATCGGTTACGACGGCATCGTCTTCATCCACGCGAAGAAGGAGAAGCCCATTGGGCTTTCGCGCAAAGACATTTACCTGGCGTTGGCGAAGTCCGTCCCGGATCCGGCCTGCAAATCGGACTGCAAGCTGGTGCCGAATCCCTATCAGACCTGGCGGCAGGTCAATCCGGCCCTGCCCGATGTCAAGATCGAGGTTTACGGTCCCGGAGCGGCCTCCGGCACCCGCGATTCCCTGAATGAGTTGATCATGGAGGAAGGGTGCCGCAGCTATCCCTGGTTGGCGGCGAAGAAGGAGAAGACCCCGGGAGAATACAAGAAGGCCTGTTACAGCGTGCGCGATGACGGCGCCTACGTGGAGACCCGAGAAAACGACGAGCGCATCGCCGAACGCCTGGTCGACAAACCTCATGCTCTGGCCGTGCATGATTACAAACTGCTGGCAGCGCACTCCAAGCACCTGTCCGCGGAACCCGTGGACGGCGTGACGCCGGACTACAGTTCCATCGCTTCGCTGGCCTATCCGGTTTCCAGGACTCTGTACTTCTACTTTCGCGGCGATCGCATCGGCAAGGTGCCGGGACTGGCGCAGTATGTGAAGGAGTTTACCGGCGAGAAGGCCTGGGGCGACAAGGGCTATCTGGTGGAAAAGGGGCTGATTGCCCTGCCTGCAGCCGAGCGCAAGCTGGTGGCCGAGGATGCCAAGGCCATGAAGCCGCTCACGCTGGAGTCGCTGCAAGCGCAGGCGCGCTAG
- a CDS encoding DUF1499 domain-containing protein — translation MEARIEGKWLTALLGALFAIFSSACLGEGEIDRNRIGACPPSPNCVSSRSADRDRYIGPLQVRVTSDKAWESLKASLAEEERIRVVEEVRGDGYLRAEATSLVFGFVDDIELQILPEDHLIHLRSASRVGYWDLGVNRRRLERIAGRMREAGSIK, via the coding sequence ATGGAGGCCCGGATTGAAGGGAAGTGGCTGACTGCCTTGTTGGGAGCGCTGTTCGCGATTTTCAGCAGTGCGTGTCTTGGCGAAGGGGAAATAGACCGAAACCGCATCGGGGCCTGCCCGCCGTCCCCCAACTGTGTTTCCAGTCGATCAGCGGACCGGGATCGCTATATCGGGCCACTGCAGGTCCGGGTGACGTCCGACAAAGCCTGGGAGAGTCTGAAGGCTTCTCTGGCGGAAGAGGAGCGCATCCGCGTGGTGGAAGAGGTGCGTGGAGATGGCTACTTGCGCGCCGAGGCCACCAGCCTGGTCTTCGGCTTCGTGGACGATATTGAACTGCAGATCCTGCCGGAGGACCATCTGATCCACTTGCGTTCGGCTTCCCGTGTGGGCTACTGGGACCTGGGCGTGAACCGGCGGCGTCTGGAGCGCATTGCAGGCCGCATGCGCGAGGCGGGCAGCATCAAATGA
- a CDS encoding PstS family phosphate ABC transporter substrate-binding protein: protein MCRLYRILSCRWCIPIFLFIVSAVPATSAQESDSRALVISGSPSLLSLLTAWTEDFRRQQRDVRVRVQSTSDAEAAAALADGAVQIAAMSRAMSPAELAAFRTRRGTMPMPTRVALDAVVVIVNTVNPLQGLTQAQVDGIFSAQRLCKGSGEIKVWGQVLPVAIWHTRPIRLFGLGGGMVSASQAVRENLLCGGDFSPSLSQLPEPRALLEAVRDHANAIGFLPSPFLAEGVRPVPLAVGAGGQPVGPEAANIVSGAYPLSRFLYLYMTLSRERLDLPRSFVALALSQHGQKRAAEAGFVALPATVASQEMAKIGSAPN, encoded by the coding sequence CTGGTGCATCCCGATTTTCCTCTTCATCGTATCTGCGGTTCCGGCTACAAGCGCCCAGGAGTCGGACTCACGCGCCTTGGTCATTTCAGGTTCTCCGAGCCTGCTGTCTCTGCTGACAGCCTGGACAGAGGATTTTCGCCGCCAGCAACGGGACGTTCGGGTCCGCGTTCAGTCCACCAGTGACGCGGAGGCGGCCGCCGCCCTGGCGGACGGAGCCGTGCAGATTGCGGCCATGAGCCGGGCCATGAGCCCCGCCGAACTCGCGGCATTTCGCACCCGACGCGGAACGATGCCCATGCCGACGCGGGTCGCCCTGGACGCTGTGGTGGTGATTGTCAACACAGTCAATCCGCTGCAGGGATTGACGCAGGCGCAGGTGGATGGAATATTCTCTGCTCAGAGGCTTTGCAAGGGCTCCGGGGAGATTAAGGTCTGGGGGCAGGTCCTCCCTGTGGCGATCTGGCACACGCGGCCGATCCGCCTTTTTGGTCTCGGCGGCGGAATGGTCTCGGCAAGCCAGGCGGTCCGCGAGAACCTCCTGTGCGGTGGCGATTTCAGTCCGTCCCTCAGTCAACTGCCCGAACCGCGTGCACTGTTGGAGGCGGTACGTGATCATGCCAACGCGATCGGTTTTCTGCCGTCACCGTTTTTGGCGGAGGGGGTTCGGCCCGTACCATTGGCGGTCGGTGCAGGGGGGCAGCCGGTTGGGCCCGAGGCGGCCAACATTGTCAGCGGTGCCTATCCCTTGAGCCGTTTCCTTTACCTATATATGACGCTTTCCCGGGAACGCCTCGACTTGCCCCGATCGTTCGTGGCATTGGCGCTCTCGCAACACGGGCAGAAGCGAGCCGCCGAGGCAGGTTTTGTGGCGCTTCCTGCCACTGTTGCCTCACAAGAAATGGCGAAAATTGGCTCGGCACCAAATTGA
- the topA gene encoding type I DNA topoisomerase gives MSRNLVIVESPAKAKTIEKYLGKDFQVFASYGHVRDLVPKEGAVDTEHDFAMKYEIIDKNQKHVQAIANAAKSADALYLATDPDREGEAISWHLYEILKEKKLLKDKPVHRVVFHEITKRAISEAIESPKQLSEDLINAQQARRALDYLVGFKLSPLLWKKIRRGLSAGRVQSPALRMIVERELEIEAFKTQEYWTIEAGVREGEQGFRARLTHYQGTKLEQFSVTNEEQAHAIRDALLEQAGGRLRVLKVEEKERKRNPAAPFTTSTLQQEAARKLGFTTRRTMTVAQQLYEGIELQGETVGLISYMRTDSVNLANEAIADLRELIAARFGKDNLPDQPRIYKTKSKNAQEAHEAIRPTSAQRTPEAVKPFLSADQLKLYTLIWKRTVACQMIHATIGTVAVDLGCGEGNVFRANGSTVINPGFMAVYLEGRDDAAAADDEETYLPPVKEGQTVSLDEIIAGQHFTEPPPRYTEASLVKTLEEYGIGRPSTYASIISTLQQRHYVTLESKRFYPTDVGRIVNKFLTEHFTQYVDYHFTANLEDDLDAVSRGEKTWVPLMREFWGPFKHLIEDKDGTLKRADVTHEAIEEACPECGGPLSIRLGRNGRFIGCNNYPTCKYTRNLNGEAKQAEPEIVEGKTCPKCNSPLVIKTGRYGKFIGCSGYPNCKHIESLEKPEDTGAQCPQCQKGSLIKRKSRFGKLFYSCSTYPSCTYAVWNPPLNEPCPACGWPILTLKTTKRRGTEKVCPQKECGYATPYEGDLANESAA, from the coding sequence ATGAGCCGCAACCTAGTTATTGTCGAGTCTCCAGCCAAAGCCAAGACCATAGAAAAATACCTCGGGAAGGATTTCCAGGTCTTCGCCTCATACGGACATGTTCGCGACCTCGTGCCCAAGGAAGGGGCCGTGGACACCGAGCATGATTTCGCCATGAAGTACGAGATCATCGACAAGAATCAGAAGCACGTTCAGGCCATCGCCAACGCGGCCAAGAGTGCGGATGCCTTGTATCTCGCGACTGACCCCGATCGCGAAGGCGAAGCCATTTCCTGGCATCTATATGAGATCCTCAAGGAAAAGAAACTTCTGAAGGACAAGCCGGTGCACCGGGTGGTGTTTCATGAAATCACCAAGCGCGCCATCTCCGAGGCCATCGAGAGCCCGAAGCAGCTGTCCGAGGACCTCATCAATGCCCAGCAGGCGCGCCGCGCCCTGGACTACCTGGTGGGCTTCAAGCTGTCGCCGCTGCTGTGGAAGAAGATACGCCGCGGACTCTCCGCCGGGCGCGTGCAGAGTCCGGCCCTGCGCATGATCGTGGAGCGCGAGCTTGAGATCGAAGCCTTCAAGACCCAGGAGTACTGGACGATAGAGGCCGGCGTCAGGGAAGGGGAGCAGGGATTCCGCGCGCGCTTGACCCATTACCAGGGGACAAAGCTGGAGCAGTTCAGCGTCACCAACGAGGAGCAGGCCCACGCTATCCGCGACGCCCTGCTTGAACAGGCTGGTGGGCGCCTGCGTGTGCTCAAGGTGGAGGAGAAGGAACGCAAGCGCAACCCCGCCGCGCCTTTTACCACCTCGACCCTGCAACAGGAAGCGGCGCGTAAGCTCGGGTTCACCACCCGCAGAACCATGACCGTGGCGCAGCAGCTCTATGAAGGCATCGAACTTCAGGGTGAGACCGTCGGCCTTATCAGCTACATGCGCACGGACTCCGTGAATCTGGCCAACGAGGCCATCGCCGACCTGCGCGAACTGATTGCCGCCCGCTTCGGTAAGGACAACCTGCCGGACCAGCCGCGCATCTACAAAACCAAGAGCAAGAATGCCCAGGAGGCCCACGAGGCCATCCGGCCCACTTCGGCGCAACGTACCCCGGAGGCGGTGAAGCCTTTCCTCTCAGCCGATCAGCTCAAGCTCTACACCCTGATCTGGAAGCGCACGGTGGCCTGCCAGATGATCCACGCCACCATCGGCACGGTAGCGGTGGATCTGGGTTGTGGCGAGGGCAATGTATTCCGCGCCAACGGTTCGACCGTGATCAATCCTGGCTTCATGGCCGTGTATCTGGAAGGACGCGATGACGCCGCGGCCGCCGACGATGAAGAAACCTATCTGCCGCCGGTAAAGGAAGGCCAGACGGTCAGCCTGGACGAAATCATTGCGGGCCAGCACTTCACCGAGCCGCCGCCGCGCTACACCGAAGCCAGCCTGGTGAAGACCCTGGAGGAATACGGCATCGGCCGTCCCTCAACCTATGCCTCCATCATTTCGACCTTGCAGCAAAGGCATTACGTCACCCTGGAGAGCAAGCGCTTCTATCCCACGGATGTGGGGCGCATCGTCAACAAGTTCCTCACCGAGCATTTTACCCAGTACGTGGATTACCACTTCACCGCCAATCTGGAGGACGACCTGGATGCGGTCTCCCGCGGCGAGAAGACCTGGGTACCCTTGATGCGGGAATTCTGGGGGCCGTTCAAGCACCTGATCGAGGACAAGGACGGCACCCTCAAGCGGGCGGACGTGACCCATGAGGCCATCGAGGAAGCCTGCCCGGAGTGCGGCGGTCCGCTTTCCATCCGTCTGGGGCGTAACGGCCGCTTCATCGGATGCAACAACTATCCCACCTGCAAGTACACCCGTAACCTGAACGGCGAGGCCAAGCAGGCGGAGCCGGAAATCGTCGAGGGCAAGACCTGCCCGAAATGCAATTCGCCCCTGGTGATCAAGACCGGCCGCTATGGCAAGTTCATCGGTTGCAGCGGCTACCCTAACTGCAAGCACATCGAGTCGCTGGAGAAGCCGGAGGACACCGGAGCGCAGTGTCCGCAGTGTCAGAAGGGGTCACTCATCAAGCGCAAGTCGCGTTTCGGCAAGCTGTTCTATTCCTGCTCCACCTACCCCTCCTGCACCTATGCGGTGTGGAATCCGCCGCTGAACGAGCCTTGTCCCGCCTGCGGCTGGCCCATCCTGACCCTGAAAACCACCAAGCGGCGCGGCACCGAGAAGGTCTGTCCGCAAAAGGAATGCGGTTATGCCACACCCTACGAAGGTGATCTGGCCAACGAGTCCGCTGCCTGA
- a CDS encoding DUF494 family protein, whose amino-acid sequence MKENVFDVLIYLFENYMDEEVEPTADPDAIRTELLEAGFPQLEVNKAFDWLESLADQQPIKAVSQPAFRIYASQELAKLDTECRGLLLFLEQTGILSPASRELVVDRVMALNEETISLENLKWIVLMVLFSQPNEEIAFARMENLVYEALPSYLH is encoded by the coding sequence ATGAAAGAGAACGTATTTGATGTCCTGATTTATCTCTTCGAGAACTACATGGATGAAGAGGTGGAGCCGACAGCCGACCCGGACGCCATTCGTACCGAGCTTCTCGAAGCGGGCTTTCCCCAGCTGGAGGTGAACAAGGCGTTCGACTGGCTCGAGTCACTGGCCGACCAGCAGCCCATCAAGGCTGTTTCGCAGCCGGCGTTTAGGATCTACGCTTCCCAGGAACTCGCCAAACTGGATACCGAGTGCCGCGGGCTGTTGCTGTTCCTGGAGCAGACCGGCATCCTGAGTCCGGCCAGCCGCGAACTGGTGGTTGACCGTGTGATGGCGCTGAACGAAGAAACCATTTCCCTGGAGAACCTGAAATGGATCGTTCTGATGGTGCTGTTCAGCCAGCCCAACGAAGAGATCGCCTTCGCCCGCATGGAAAACCTGGTGTACGAGGCGCTGCCTAGCTATCTGCATTGA
- a CDS encoding OmpA family protein, protein MFKKQILALGLTGLAAMASSAQAEEFMDDRFYIAPFASYLHTGGDRDGKDGWGAGGAIGKIINEYFNVELRGFWQNYSANSGVGHTDLTGGTVDLQYFLMRDTFSPYVVAAAGGVNTSARSPGASNSYADFIFETGLGTTVELADNFLLRGDVRYRLTAPVGNYAPNNDVLNDMVVNLGFVIPFGDKPKPQLEPVAAAPVDECSTRDTDHDGVNDCDDKCPGTASGTKVDDQGCPIRIELKGVNFKYNSAELTPTAMAILDGVAEELMSFPEKKDIEVAGHTSTEGTAAYNMKLSQHRSQSVADYLKRRGVTNSLHPKGYGEEYPLVSPDKTEAERSKNRRVELIWMGD, encoded by the coding sequence ATGTTTAAGAAACAAATTTTGGCCTTGGGTCTGACTGGCCTGGCTGCAATGGCCTCGTCGGCGCAAGCCGAAGAGTTTATGGATGACCGATTCTATATCGCTCCGTTTGCAAGCTACCTCCATACCGGTGGCGATCGTGACGGTAAGGACGGCTGGGGTGCCGGCGGTGCGATCGGTAAGATCATCAACGAATACTTCAATGTGGAACTGCGCGGGTTCTGGCAGAACTACAGCGCCAACAGCGGCGTCGGTCACACCGACCTGACTGGCGGTACCGTAGACCTGCAGTACTTCCTGATGCGTGACACCTTCTCGCCCTACGTGGTGGCGGCCGCCGGTGGCGTAAACACCAGCGCTCGTTCGCCGGGCGCCAGCAATTCCTATGCTGACTTCATCTTCGAAACCGGTCTGGGTACCACGGTCGAGTTGGCAGATAACTTCCTGCTGCGCGGCGACGTGCGTTACCGCCTGACCGCCCCGGTTGGCAACTACGCGCCGAACAATGACGTGCTCAATGACATGGTGGTCAACCTGGGCTTCGTGATTCCCTTTGGCGACAAGCCGAAGCCGCAGTTGGAGCCGGTGGCTGCCGCGCCGGTTGATGAGTGCTCCACCCGTGACACCGATCACGACGGCGTGAACGATTGCGACGACAAGTGCCCGGGCACCGCAAGCGGCACCAAGGTCGATGATCAGGGCTGCCCGATCCGCATCGAGCTGAAGGGCGTCAACTTCAAGTACAACTCCGCTGAGCTCACCCCGACCGCCATGGCGATCCTGGATGGCGTGGCCGAAGAGCTGATGAGCTTCCCTGAAAAGAAGGACATCGAAGTGGCGGGCCACACCAGTACCGAGGGCACCGCAGCCTACAACATGAAGCTGTCACAGCACCGCTCACAGTCGGTGGCGGACTACCTGAAGCGCCGCGGCGTGACCAACTCGCTGCATCCGAAGGGCTACGGCGAGGAGTACCCGCTGGTGTCGCCCGACAAGACCGAGGCGGAGCGCTCGAAGAACCGCCGCGTCGAGTTGATCTGGATGGGCGATTGA